In Canis lupus familiaris isolate Mischka breed German Shepherd chromosome 24, alternate assembly UU_Cfam_GSD_1.0, whole genome shotgun sequence, a single genomic region encodes these proteins:
- the THBD gene encoding thrombomodulin precursor (The RefSeq protein has 1 substitution compared to this genomic sequence) — MLRVLLLGVLAPAGLGLPTPAQPQPRSSQCMEHDCFQLFRGPATFLAASQTCEGLGGHLMTVRSSVAADVISLLLSGDGGDGPRLWIGLQLRRGCSDPGQGGPLRGFQWVTGDNRTSYSRWARPHVGPAGPPCAPLCVAVSDAAAPAPGEPAWEEQRCAAEADGFLCEFHFAASCRPLLVDARAAAAAGVSVTYSTPFGARGADFQALPAGSSAAVAPFGVQLACAAPRGEAEARWGREAPGAWDCSVENGGCQRACSASAGAPRCLCPADTYLQADGRSCATFAEHSCHKLCEHFCIPNASVPGSYLCMCETGYQLAADQHRCEDVDDCIQVPSLCPQLCVNTRGAFECHCYPGYELVDNECVEPVDPCFGSKCEYQCQPVSQTDYRCICAEGFAPVPHDPHRCQMFCNQTACPADCDPNSPTSCQCPEGYILDDGFMCTDIDECENGECPEACRNLPGTYECICGPDSPLAGQVATDCGRIISDPDGDSDSGSGEPPVTPTPGVTPSPSPVGPVHSGVLIGISIASLSLVVALLALLCHLRKKQGAPRAELEYKCGAPAKEVVLQHVRTEQMPQKL; from the coding sequence ATGCTGCGCGTCCTGCTCCTCGGCGTGCTGGCGCCCGCTGGCCTGGGGCTCCCCACGCCCGCGCAGCCCCAGCCACGCAGCAGCCAGTGCGTGGAGCACGACTGCTTCCAGCTCTTCCGAGGCCCCGCGACCTTTCTCGCCGCCAGCCAGACCTGCGAGGGGCTGGGGGGCCACCTGATGACCGTGCGCTCCTCCGTGGCGGCGGATGTCATTTCCCTGCTACTGAGCGGCGACGGCGGCGACGGCCCCCGCCTCTGGATCGGCCTGCAGCTCCGGCGCGGCTGCAGCGACCCGGGGCAAGGCGGGCCCTTGCGCGGCTTCCAGTGGGTCACCGGCGACAACCGCACCAGCTACAGCAGGTGGGCGCGGCCCCACGTCGGCCCGGCGGGCCCGCCGTGCGCTCCCCTGTGCGTCGCGGTCTCGGACGCCGCGGCCCCGGCGCCCGGCGAGCCCGCCTGGGAGGAGCAGCGGTGCGCGGCGGAGGCCGACGGTTTCCTCTGCGAGTTCCACTTCGCGGCCTCCTGCAGGCCCCTGCTCGTGGACGCCCGCGCCGCGGCGGCCGCCGGCGTGTCGGTCACCTACAGCACCCCGttcggggcccggggcgcggacTTCCAGGCGCTGCCGGCGGGCAGCTCCGCCGCCGTCGCGCCCTTCGGGGTGCAGCTGGCGTGCGCGGCGCCGCGGGGGGAGGCCGAGGCGCGCTGGGGCCGGGAGGCGCCGGGCGCCTGGGACTGCAGCGTGGAGAACGGCGGCTGCCAGCGCGCGTGCAGCGCAAGTGCCGGGGCGCCGCGCTGCCTCTGCCCGGCTGACACCTACCTGCAGGCCGACGGGCGCTCCTGCGCTACGTTTGCGGAGCACTCGTGCCATAAACTGTGCGAGCATTTCTGCATTCCCAACGCCAGCGTGCCGGGCTCCTACTTGTGCATGTGCGAGACGGGGTACCAGCTGGCTGCCGACCAGCACCGGTGTGAGGACGTGGACGACTGTATCCAGGTGCCCAGTCTGTGCCCGCAGCTCTGCGTCAACACGCGGGGCGCCTTCGAATGCCATTGCTACCCCGGCTACGAGCTGGTGGACAACGAGTGCGTGGAGCCCGTGGACCCGTGCTTCGGGAGCAAGTGTGAGTACCAGTGCCAGCCCGTGAGCCAGACCGACTATCGCTGCATCTGCGCCGAGGGCTTCGCACCTGTCCCGCACGACCCTCACAGGTGCCAGATGTTCTGCAACCAGACCGCGTGCCCAGCGGACTGCGACCCCAACAGCCCAACTTCCTGCCAGTGCCCCGAAGGCTACATCCTGGATGACGGCTTCATGTGCACGGACATCGACGAGTGCGAAAACGGAGAGTGCCCCGAGGCCTGCCGCAACCTCCCGGGCACCTACGAGTGCATCTGCGGGCCTGACTCGCCCTTAGCAGGCCAGGTGGCCACGGACTGTGGCCGCATCATCAGTGACCCTGATGGTGACAGCGACAGCGGCTCTGGGGAGCCCCCAGTCACCCCGACTCCAGGcgtcacccccagcccctcaccGGTAGGGCCCGTGCATTCTGGAGTGCTCATTGGCATCTCCATCGCCAGCCTGTCTCTGGTGGTGGCGCTTTTGGCACTCCTGTGCCACCTGCGGAAGAAGCAAGGCGCCCCCAGGGCCGAGCTGGAGTACAAGTGCGGTGCCCCAGCCAAGGAGGTGGTGCTGCAGCACGTGCGGACTGAGCAGATGCCTCAGAAACTCTAA